In Zea mays cultivar B73 chromosome 7, Zm-B73-REFERENCE-NAM-5.0, whole genome shotgun sequence, the following proteins share a genomic window:
- the LOC100280401 gene encoding ALA-interacting subunit 3-like isoform X3 produces MVTIATNPGRRNQVIPVLLFVGVVFIVIGLGCIAASNRVVEVVYEYETSCIPRHMLGNKVAYIQNPSIDKTCTWILKVPRDMKHPIYVYYQLDKFYQNHRRYVKSRSDKQLRDPKEANSTQQYCKPEATTEHGSAVVPCGLVAWSLFNDTYSFARGNNRALRVHKRGISWRSEREHIFGKQVFPRNFQKGALIGGGTLDPRIPLSEQEDLIVWMRTAALPTFRKLYGRIEADLRAGELVTVTTQNNYNTYSFGGKKALVLSTAGVLGGRNGFLGRGYAVVGLACLLLALLLTMLCLVFPLKEEHLALQYPLLRPATVTMHA; encoded by the exons ATGGTGACTATTGCAACTAACCCTGGGCGACGCAATCAGGTCATCCCTGTACTCCTGTTTGTGGGCGTAGTTTTTATCGTGATTGGCCTTGGCTGCATTGCAGCCTCAAACAGG GTGGTTGAAGTGGTCTATGAGTATGAGACTTCATGCATACCAAGACACATGCTTGGCAACAAAGTCGCCTATATCCAAAACCCATCTATAGATAAGACATGCACATGGATTCTCAAG GTTCCTAGGGATATGAAGCACCCAATCTACGTATATTACCAGCTTGACAAGTTCTACCAGAACCACAGGAG GTACGTGAAGAGCCGCAGCGACAAGCAGCTGAGAGATCCCAAGGAGGCCAACAGCACGCAGCAGTACTGCAAGCCCGAAGCTACCACCGAGCACGGGAGCGCCGTCGTCCCCTGCGGGCTCGTGGCCTGGAGCCTGTTCAACGACACCTACAGCTTCGCCCGGGGCAACAACAGGGCGCTGAGGGTCCACAAGCGAGGCATCTCGTGGAGGAGCGAGAGGGAACACATCTTCGGGAAGCAGGTGTTCCCGAGGAATTTCCAGAAAGGAGCTCTGATCGGAGGAGGCACGCTTGATCCAAGAATACCT CTGAGTGAGCAAGAAGACCTGATCGTGTGGATGCGGACCGCGGCTCTGCCGACGTTCCGGAAGCTGTACGGCAGGATCGAGGCGGACCTCCGCGCCGGCGAGCTGGTCACGGTGACGACGCAGAATAACTACAACACCTACAGCTTCGGCGGGAAGAAGGCGCTGGTGCTGTCCACGGCCGGCGTGCTGGGAGGCAGGAACGGCTTCCTCGGCCGCGGGTACGCCGTCGTCGGCctggcctgcctgctgctggcgcTGCTCCTCACCATGCTCTGCCTCGTCTTCCCACT GAAAGAGGAACACCTTGCGCTGCAGTACCCTTTGCTCCGGCCTGCCACGGTGACCATGCATGCCTAG
- the LOC100280401 gene encoding ALA-interacting subunit 3-like isoform X2, which yields MLLSLWFKFETRSGCYVYDDCIVLTLKIIRLLSNSFQLASLYLRLRRMVTIATNPGRRNQVIPVLLFVGVVFIVIGLGCIAASNRVVEVVYEYETSCIPRHMLGNKVAYIQNPSIDKTCTWILKVPRDMKHPIYVYYQLDKFYQNHRRYVKSRSDKQLRDPKEANSTQQYCKPEATTEHGSAVVPCGLVAWSLFNDTYSFARGNNRALRVHKRGISWRSEREHIFGKQVFPRNFQKGALIGGGTLDPRIPLYGRIEADLRAGELVTVTTQNNYNTYSFGGKKALVLSTAGVLGGRNGFLGRGYAVVGLACLLLALLLTMLCLVFPLKEEHLALQYPLLRPATVTMHA from the exons ATGCTGTTATCTTTGTGGTTTAAATTTGAAACAAGGAGTGGTTGTTATGTATATGATGACTGTATTGTGTTGACTTTGAAGATCATCCGTTTACTCAGCAACAGCTTCCAGCTTGCAAGCCTATACTTGCGCCTCAGACG GATGGTGACTATTGCAACTAACCCTGGGCGACGCAATCAGGTCATCCCTGTACTCCTGTTTGTGGGCGTAGTTTTTATCGTGATTGGCCTTGGCTGCATTGCAGCCTCAAACAGG GTGGTTGAAGTGGTCTATGAGTATGAGACTTCATGCATACCAAGACACATGCTTGGCAACAAAGTCGCCTATATCCAAAACCCATCTATAGATAAGACATGCACATGGATTCTCAAG GTTCCTAGGGATATGAAGCACCCAATCTACGTATATTACCAGCTTGACAAGTTCTACCAGAACCACAGGAG GTACGTGAAGAGCCGCAGCGACAAGCAGCTGAGAGATCCCAAGGAGGCCAACAGCACGCAGCAGTACTGCAAGCCCGAAGCTACCACCGAGCACGGGAGCGCCGTCGTCCCCTGCGGGCTCGTGGCCTGGAGCCTGTTCAACGACACCTACAGCTTCGCCCGGGGCAACAACAGGGCGCTGAGGGTCCACAAGCGAGGCATCTCGTGGAGGAGCGAGAGGGAACACATCTTCGGGAAGCAGGTGTTCCCGAGGAATTTCCAGAAAGGAGCTCTGATCGGAGGAGGCACGCTTGATCCAAGAATACCT CTGTACGGCAGGATCGAGGCGGACCTCCGCGCCGGCGAGCTGGTCACGGTGACGACGCAGAATAACTACAACACCTACAGCTTCGGCGGGAAGAAGGCGCTGGTGCTGTCCACGGCCGGCGTGCTGGGAGGCAGGAACGGCTTCCTCGGCCGCGGGTACGCCGTCGTCGGCctggcctgcctgctgctggcgcTGCTCCTCACCATGCTCTGCCTCGTCTTCCCACT GAAAGAGGAACACCTTGCGCTGCAGTACCCTTTGCTCCGGCCTGCCACGGTGACCATGCATGCCTAG
- the LOC100280401 gene encoding ALA-interacting subunit 3-like isoform X1, which yields MLLSLWFKFETRSGCYVYDDCIVLTLKIIRLLSNSFQLASLYLRLRRMVTIATNPGRRNQVIPVLLFVGVVFIVIGLGCIAASNRVVEVVYEYETSCIPRHMLGNKVAYIQNPSIDKTCTWILKVPRDMKHPIYVYYQLDKFYQNHRRYVKSRSDKQLRDPKEANSTQQYCKPEATTEHGSAVVPCGLVAWSLFNDTYSFARGNNRALRVHKRGISWRSEREHIFGKQVFPRNFQKGALIGGGTLDPRIPLSEQEDLIVWMRTAALPTFRKLYGRIEADLRAGELVTVTTQNNYNTYSFGGKKALVLSTAGVLGGRNGFLGRGYAVVGLACLLLALLLTMLCLVFPLKEEHLALQYPLLRPATVTMHA from the exons ATGCTGTTATCTTTGTGGTTTAAATTTGAAACAAGGAGTGGTTGTTATGTATATGATGACTGTATTGTGTTGACTTTGAAGATCATCCGTTTACTCAGCAACAGCTTCCAGCTTGCAAGCCTATACTTGCGCCTCAGACG GATGGTGACTATTGCAACTAACCCTGGGCGACGCAATCAGGTCATCCCTGTACTCCTGTTTGTGGGCGTAGTTTTTATCGTGATTGGCCTTGGCTGCATTGCAGCCTCAAACAGG GTGGTTGAAGTGGTCTATGAGTATGAGACTTCATGCATACCAAGACACATGCTTGGCAACAAAGTCGCCTATATCCAAAACCCATCTATAGATAAGACATGCACATGGATTCTCAAG GTTCCTAGGGATATGAAGCACCCAATCTACGTATATTACCAGCTTGACAAGTTCTACCAGAACCACAGGAG GTACGTGAAGAGCCGCAGCGACAAGCAGCTGAGAGATCCCAAGGAGGCCAACAGCACGCAGCAGTACTGCAAGCCCGAAGCTACCACCGAGCACGGGAGCGCCGTCGTCCCCTGCGGGCTCGTGGCCTGGAGCCTGTTCAACGACACCTACAGCTTCGCCCGGGGCAACAACAGGGCGCTGAGGGTCCACAAGCGAGGCATCTCGTGGAGGAGCGAGAGGGAACACATCTTCGGGAAGCAGGTGTTCCCGAGGAATTTCCAGAAAGGAGCTCTGATCGGAGGAGGCACGCTTGATCCAAGAATACCT CTGAGTGAGCAAGAAGACCTGATCGTGTGGATGCGGACCGCGGCTCTGCCGACGTTCCGGAAGCTGTACGGCAGGATCGAGGCGGACCTCCGCGCCGGCGAGCTGGTCACGGTGACGACGCAGAATAACTACAACACCTACAGCTTCGGCGGGAAGAAGGCGCTGGTGCTGTCCACGGCCGGCGTGCTGGGAGGCAGGAACGGCTTCCTCGGCCGCGGGTACGCCGTCGTCGGCctggcctgcctgctgctggcgcTGCTCCTCACCATGCTCTGCCTCGTCTTCCCACT GAAAGAGGAACACCTTGCGCTGCAGTACCCTTTGCTCCGGCCTGCCACGGTGACCATGCATGCCTAG
- the LOC100280401 gene encoding ALA-interacting subunit 3-like (The RefSeq protein has 1 substitution compared to this genomic sequence) yields the protein MVPTHGDTAGPSSSQDDPAASVKKRNSNRPQYHPFTQQQLPACKPILAPQTVIPVLLFVGVVFIVIGLGCIAASNRVVEVVYEYETSCIPRHMLGNKVAYIQNPSIDKTCTWILKVPRDMKHPIYVYYQLDKFYQNHRRYVKSRSDKQLRDPKEANSTQQYCKPEATTEHGSAVVPCGLVAWSLFNDTYSFARGNNRALRVHKRGISWRSEREHIFGKQVFPRNFQKGALIGGGTLDPRIPLSEQEDLIVWMRTAALPTYRKLYGRIEADLRAGELVTVTTQNNYNTYSFGGKKALVLSTAGVLGGRNGFLGRGYAVVGLACLLLALLLTMLCLVFPLKEEHLALQYPLLRPATVTMHA from the exons ATCATCCGTTTACTCAGCAACAGCTTCCAGCTTGCAAGCCTATACTTGCGCCTCAGACG GTCATCCCTGTACTCCTGTTTGTGGGCGTAGTTTTTATCGTGATTGGCCTTGGCTGCATTGCAGCCTCAAACAGG GTGGTTGAAGTGGTCTATGAGTATGAGACTTCATGCATACCAAGACACATGCTTGGCAACAAAGTCGCCTATATCCAAAACCCATCTATAGATAAGACATGCACATGGATTCTCAAG GTTCCTAGGGATATGAAGCACCCAATCTACGTATATTACCAGCTTGACAAGTTCTACCAGAACCACAGGAG GTACGTGAAGAGCCGCAGCGACAAGCAGCTGAGAGATCCCAAGGAGGCCAACAGCACGCAGCAGTACTGCAAGCCCGAAGCTACCACCGAGCACGGGAGCGCCGTCGTCCCCTGCGGGCTCGTGGCCTGGAGCCTGTTCAACGACACCTACAGCTTCGCCCGGGGCAACAACAGGGCGCTGAGGGTCCACAAGCGAGGCATCTCGTGGAGGAGCGAGAGGGAACACATCTTCGGGAAGCAGGTGTTCCCGAGGAATTTCCAGAAAGGAGCTCTGATCGGAGGAGGCACGCTTGATCCAAGAATACCT CTGAGTGAGCAAGAAGACCTGATCGTGTGGATGCGGACCGCGGCTCTGCCGACGTTCCGGAAGCTGTACGGCAGGATCGAGGCGGACCTCCGCGCCGGCGAGCTGGTCACGGTGACGACGCAGAATAACTACAACACCTACAGCTTCGGCGGGAAGAAGGCGCTGGTGCTGTCCACGGCCGGCGTGCTGGGAGGCAGGAACGGCTTCCTCGGCCGCGGGTACGCCGTCGTCGGCctggcctgcctgctgctggcgcTGCTCCTCACCATGCTCTGCCTCGTCTTCCCACT GAAAGAGGAACACCTTGCGCTGCAGTACCCTTTGCTCCGGCCTGCCACGGTGACCATGCATGCCTAG